One window of Acipenser ruthenus chromosome 52, fAciRut3.2 maternal haplotype, whole genome shotgun sequence genomic DNA carries:
- the LOC117432925 gene encoding killer cell immunoglobulin-like receptor 3DL2, with the protein MTKPSVSLLSSYPSFLPGEEASITCTGPSRLHTSTDFYLYRSGSGNYITTQRAEPSQTSVTFILSDLSESKQGSYSCVYKVQGRSETFSSPHSDPVHITVVFLKQPHISLSPASGAVERGNSFEITCSSAERYTESTFLLFRVSAGFNERWNRSAPTINQSALFSFPAADFTHEGNYSCQYQTRVSGRVFESQLSEMLHVTVTVSVLIPVSTAVSAAAVLLISVFLILLRCKKRRTDSREEVRSAAVRMNSYISKGAGNLHSEDADEVYANTEFFKEDTVDQDYEEMRTEDGKEVIDDLDYEEKSEPEYENFDFNQGNKGGAEDDIYMDFD; encoded by the exons ATGACAAAGCCTTCAGTCTCCTTGCTGTCCAGTTATCCTTCATTTCTACCTGGTGAAGAGGCCAGCATCACATGCACTGGCCCATCCAGACTGCACACCAGCACTGATTTCTATCTGTACAGAAGTGGTTCTGGAAACTACATCACAACACAGAGAGCTGAACCTTCACAGACCAGCGTGACGTTCATTCTGTCCGACCTCTCTGAGTCAAAGCAAGGCAGCTACAGCTGTGTGTATAAAGTACAGGGGAGAAGTGAGACCTTCAGCTCACCTCACAGTGACCCTGTACACATCACAGTGG TGTTTCTGAAGCAGCCACACATCTCTCTGAGCCCGGCGAGCGGTGCTGTTGAGAGAGGAAACAGTTTTGAAATCACTTGCAGCTCTGCAGAACGCTACACAGAAAGCACCTTCCTCCTCTTCAGAGTCTCTGCAGGCTTCAATGAGAGATGGAACAGATCAGCACCAACCATCAACCAGTCTGCCCTCTTCAGCTTCCCTGCTGCAGACTTCACACATGAGGGGAATTACTCCTGTCAGTATCAGACCCGGGTATCGGGGAGAGTGTTTGAATCCCAGCTGAGCGAGATGCTCCACGTCACAGTCACAG tgtcAGTCCTGATTCCAGTCAGCACTGCTGTCAGTGCTGCTGCAGTGCTGCTGATCTCAGTATTTCTCATACTCTTGAGATGTAAAAAGAGAAGGACAGACAGCAGAGAGGAAGTGAGGAGCGCTGCAG TCAGGATGAATTCATACATTTCCAAAGGCGCTGGTAACCTGCACTCTGAGGATGCTGATGAGGTCTATGCGAACACTGAGTTTTTCAAGGAAGATACAGTTGACCAGGACTATGAAGAGATGAGAACTGAGGATGGTAAAGAAGTCATAGATGACCTGGACTATGAAGAGAAAAGTGAACCAGAGTATGAAAACTTTGATTTCAATCAGGGCAATAAGGGGGGAGCTGAAGATGATATCTATATGGATTTCGATTAG